DNA from Cupriavidus necator N-1:
GCGCGAACAGCGGCATGCGGCCGTAGCCCATGCGGGCGTCGTAGGGGCCGGAATGCGGGAAACGGATGCTGTCGCTGGCACCCGGCTGGATCTCGAATGTCAGCCGCTGCCCCAGGCTGCCAATCAGCCGCGCCTGCAAGTGCGAGTTGCGCACTTCGCTTGCGACAAAGCTGTACACGACATAGGCGCCCCCACCAAGGGCGACCGCCAAGCCAGCGAAGATCCAGCCACGACGCGACACGTTTGGGCTTCCCTGTTGGGCCGATGCAGCGCGCAAGGGCTGTCATGCACCGGCTCGAAGCGCAATGTTCTCGCGGCGCGCGCACGCCGCGCGCCGCCTGTCTTGATATTAGTAGGAGTAAAGGCAGCCTGCAGCAAGCGCGCGCACGCGCATCGTGCCGTTGCATACAGGCATCACTCCAGGCAGCGCCTGCGCCACATTGCGCCCCCTGTCCGAAACGGTCATCAGGCTGCCTGCGCGCGTGCCACGGGTCGTCCCCCGAACGGGTAGCCCGGGTCGTTGTAGCCGTGCGTCGAGGCATGGCCCGGCGACACCAGCGCGTCGACCATCGATTCTTCCGCGGGCGTGATGACGGCACCGGGCGCGCCCAGATAGTCCTCAAACTGCGCCAGCGTGCGCGGACCGGCAATGACCGACGAGATGATCGGGTTGGCCAGCACCCACGCCGTGGCGAATTGGCCCGGCGTCAGCCCGCGCCCTTCGGCATGAGCCTTGAGCTGCTGTGCAATCACCAGCGATTCTTCGCGGAACTCGGTTTCCATCATGCGGCGGTCGGCACGGCCGGCGCGCGTCCCCTCGCCCGGTGCCTGCCCGGGCGCGTACTTGCCGGTCAGCACGCCGCGCGCCACCGGGCTGTAGGGCACCACGCCCAGCCCGTAGTGCTCGCATGCCGGCAGGATCTCCACCTCCGGCATCCGGTTCAGCAGGTTGTAGTAGGGCTGGCACGCCACCGGGCGCGGCACGCCCAGCTCGCCGCACAGGCGTGCGATTTCCGCGATACGCCAGCCGCGGAAGTTCGACACCGCCCAGTAGCGGATCTTGCCGCTGCGCACCAGGTCGCCCATTGCCCGCACCGCCTCTTCCAGGTTCGTGCCGGGATAGTCGCGGTGCAGGTAGAGAATGTCGATGTAGTCCGTCGCCAGCCGGTGCAGGCTGTCCTCCACCGCGCGCAGGATCCAGACCCGCGAATAGTGCCCGTGGTTGGGCGCCGCCTGCATCGCGTTGCCCAGCTTGGTGGCAAGCACCCAGTCGTGGCGGTTGGCAGTCAGCAGGCGCCCGACCATCTGCTCCGACGCGCCCTTGGTGTATACGTCGGCGGTGTCGATGAAGTTCACGCCGTGGTCGCGCGCGCTGGCGACGATGCGGGCGGCTTCGGCCTCATCGGTCTGGTCGCCGAACATCATGGTGCCCAGGCAAAGTGCCGAAACACGCAGGTTGCTGGCGCCGAGGCGGCGGTAGGGCATGGTTGTGGCAGGCATGGTGGCTCCTTCGGATGGGGTGGGATGGCGTCGGGATGGTAGAAGCAAAGGGCACAGGCGGAAATGGCAGGCTGTGACCACAGTTCCACATTTTGCCGCGAGTTGGCGTAGCTTGCTGGCCCCCTGAAGCTTTCTGTGCGGCCCATCGATAATCCAGCCCGGGAGAATTGGTTTCAATATGTTGCAGGCCGGCCAACGGGAGCCAATTTGCAGTCATATTCTTGCGTTTGCCGCGTGAGGATGACGCTTTTCCCGACCCTCGCCGCCTTCCCCATGCAATAGAAGAGAAGAATCGAACCTTATGAAAACGGAAACCACGGATGTCGTCATCATCGGCGCAGGGCCCGCGGGCTCGGTCGCGGCCGGCTTGCTGCGCAAGCATGGGATTCCGGTGCTGGTGATCGAGAAGGAGACGTTCCCGCGCTTTTCCATCGGCGAAAGCCTGCTGCCGCAGAGCATGGCCTACATCGAAGAGGCAGGCATGCTGCGCGCGGTGGTGGAAGCGGGCTTCCAGTACAAGAACGGCGCCGCCTTCTCGCGCGGCGACCAGCAGACCGCCTTCGACTTCCGCGAGAAATTCTCGCCCGGCTGGGGCACCACCTACCAGGTGCAGCGCGCACGCTTTGACGACGTGCTGATCCGCGAAGCGGCGCGCCAGGGTGCCGAGGTGCGCTTCTCGCACCTGGTCGAGGACGTCGACGTCAGCGGCACGCAGCCGGAGGTGACCGTGCGTGCGCCGGACGGCAGCCGGTACCTGGTGCGCGCAAAGTTCCTGCTTGATGCCTCCGGCTTTGGCCGCATCCTGCCGCGCCTGCTGCAGCTGGAATCGCCGTCGGGCTTCCCGGTGCGCAGCGCGCTCTTCACCCACGTGGAAGACCGCATCGCGCCGGGCGCCTTCGACCGCAACAAGATCCTGATCAGCGTGCATCCCCAACACCCGGACGTCTGGTACTGGACCATCCCGTTCTCGGACGGCCGCTGCTCGCAGGGCGTGGTTGCCGAAAAAGCATTCCTGGACCGCTACACCGGAACCGAGACCGAACGGCTGCGGGCGCTGGTGGCCGAGGAGCCCGGCCTGGCGAAGCTGCTCGGCAACGCGCAGTGGGACACCCCGGCGCGCCAGATCGCCGGCTACTCGGCCAATGTGAAGTCGTTGTGGGGCAACGGCTATGCGCTGCTCGGCAATGCCGGGGAGTTCCTGGACCCGGTGTTCTCGTCCGGCGTGACCATCGCCTTCAAGTCGGCCAGCCTGGCGGCGCAATGCCTGGTGCGCCAGCTTGCCGGCGACACCGTGGACTGGGACAAGGACTTCGCCCAGCCGCTCAAGGCCGGCGTGGACTGCTTCCGCGTGTTTGTCGAAGCCTGGTACGAAGGCCGCTTCCAGCAGCTGATCTTCCATCCCAATGCCAACTCCGAGATCCGCGACATGATCTCGTCGATCCTGGCCGGCTACGCGTGGGACCGCAGCAACCCCTTCGTGGCCGAGCCGCGCCGCCGGCTGGCGGTGCTGGAAGAATTCTGCCGCGTATGATGCGCCGCATCCGCATGCGTTCCGCATTCGCGCCCGCGCCCGCGCCCGCAGAGGACTTTTTTCAAGGACACCAGGTATGACCAATCCGACCGTGCTCGTTACGGGCTCGTCGCGCGGCATCGGTCGCGCCATCGCCCTGCGGCTGGCCCGCGACGGCTACGACGTGGTGGTGCATTGCCGCTCGCGCCGCGACGAAGCCGACTCCGTCGCCGACGCGGTGCGCGCCTGCGGCCGCAAAGCCCGCGTGTTGTGCTTCGACGTGGCCCGGCGCGAGGAAGCCGCCGCCGCGCTGCTGGCCGATATCGCCGCGCATGACTGCTACTACGGCGTGGTATGCAACGCCGGCCTGGCGCGCGACGCGGCCTTCCCGGCCATGAGCGGCGCCGAATGGGACGAGGTGGTGCATACCAACCTCGACGCCTTCTACAACGTGCTCAACCCGGTGGTGATGCCGATGGTGCAGCGGCGCCAGCCCGGGCGCATCGTCACGCTCTCGTCGGTCTCGGGCCTGGTGGGCAACCGCGGCCAGACCAACTACAGCGCGGCCAAGGCCGGCATCATCGGCGCCACCAAGGCGCTGGCGATCGAACTTGCCAAACGCGCCATCACGGTCAACTGCGTGGCGCCCGGCCTGATCGACACCGACATGGTCGAGCAGCACGTGCGCAACGAGGCGCTGCGCATGATCCCGGCGCGGCGGCTCGGCACGCCCGACGAAGTGGCCGCGACCGTGGCCTTCCTGATGTCGCCCGACGCCGGCTATATCACGCGCCAGGTGATCTCGGTCAACGGCGGGATGTTCGGATGAAGCGCGTCGTCGCCAGCGTGGTCCGATGAACGGCGTCAGCATCTTCTTCCTGCAGGCGATGCTGGTGGTCGCGCTGCCCTATCTGCTGTGGCGTGGTGCCGGCCTGCGCTCGGTGTTTCCGCTGGTCGGCGTGCAGGTGCTGGCCGGCATCGTGCTGGGGCCATCGGTGTTCGGGCAGCTGGCGCCGCAGGGCTGGACCGCGCTGTTCGGGCCCGACCGCCTGCCGATGCTGTCCGGCCTGCAGTGGCTGGCGGTGACGCTGTTCTGCTTCCTGACCGGCCTGCACCTGCGCGAAGACAGCGTGCCCGCGCACTGGCGCGCGACCCTGCAGATCTCGCTGGGCAGCATTGCCGCGCCGTTCGCGCTGGGAGCCGCTGCCGGCTGGTATATGACCACGGCCGGCTGGCCGGTCGCCGGGGAACTGGCCAGCCCCTACTGGTTTGCCTGCGCCATGGGCATCTGCACCGCCGTCACGGCGCTGCCGGTGCTGGGTGCGCTGCTGCGCGAAATGCGCCTGACCGGCACCCGCCTGGGCCAGCTGGCCTTGCGCTGCGCGGCCGTCAACGATGCCTGGGTGTGGCTGTTCCTGACCCTGGTGCTGCTGCAGCATGGCGGCCAGGACGGCGCCAGCGCCCTCACCGTGGCGGCACGCGCCGGTGCCTACCTGGCGTTCATGTTCCTGGCGGTGCGCCCCGCCCTGGCATGGCTGCTGCGCCGCCGCGCGCCGGAGACCGAGCTGCTGCTGGCGACGGCGCTGTTCCTGGTGCTGGCCTCGGCATTCCTAGGCGAACTGGCCGGGCTGCACCATGTTATGGGCGGCTTCGTCGCCGGGCTGGTATGGCCCGCACGCGAGGCGCAGCGTGTGCGCCAGCAGCTTGAACCGGTCACGGTGGTGGTGCTGCTGCCCTTCTTCTTCCTGGCCGCCGGGCTGCGCACCGAGATCTCGCTGGACAACCCGATGACGCTGTGGATCGCGGCGCTGTCGCTGGCCATCGCGATCGCCGGCAAGATGGCCGGCGTGGCGCTGCCCGCGCGCCGCGCCGGCATGGGCTGGCGCGAATCGCTGGCACTGGGCACGCTGCTGCAGACCAAGGGCCTGGTCGAGGTGGTGGTGCTAACCGTGCTGCTGGACGCGCGCATCATCAGCACTGCGGCGTTTTCCGGGCTGTTGCTGATGGCGCTGGCCAGCACGCTGCTGGCGCGGCCGTTGACGATGCTGGTGGCGCGGGGCCGGTTGCATTAAGCGCTATCCGGCCGCTCACACCGGGTTGACATCCTCCTCGTCCTCAGCCTTCGGCTGCCGCCTTACGGCGGAAAGGACGAGGATTCCTACGGCGCTACGTGATGCTCTACGTAGTCACTTCGGTGGGTTCCTGCTTCGTAGAGCGGCTTGACTACGCCGACTCTCCACAGGCTGCAACGCGGTGCCCCCGCGCCAAAATGTTGATCGCGCCGACCACGTCGGCGTGATTCGCATAGCCGCATGCCACACAGGCGAAGCTCGCCTGGCTCTGCCGGTTCTCGGCAGATACATGCCCGCAGCAAGGGCACGTGCGACTGGTGTGCTGTGGCGGCACAGCTATTAGCCAGCCGCCATTCCACGCTAGCTTGTATTCCAGTTGACGCCCGAACTCGTACCAACCCTGATCGAGGATGGCCTTGTTCAGGCCGGACTTGGCCCTGACGTTCTTGCCCGGTTGCCCGCTTGAACCGGCCGCTGACTTGGACATGTTCCGTACCTTCAGGTCCTCGATACACACCATCGCTTGATTTTCGCTGATCGTGGTCGTGGCTTTGTGCAGGTAGTCGAGGCGGGCGTTACCGATGCGTGCGTGGATACGCTGGATTCGGGCCTTGGACTTCTTCCAGTTGTTGCTGAATTTCGTCTTGCGGCTCATCGCCCGCTGCGCACGGCGCAGTCTGGCTTCGTGCTTCCTAAAGCTGTTGAGCGGCGCGAGGAAAGTGCCATCGCTCATGGTGGCAAAGCGAGCGATGCCCATGTCGATGCCGATGGCGCTGGTGGCTTTCGGCACAGGTCGCTCGACCTTCCGCTCAGTCTGGATCGAAACAAACCACTTGCCGCCCGAAAGGCTGACGCAGGCATTGCGTACCTCACCGAGTACGTCGCGGCTGTTCCTGTATCGCAGCCAGCCCAGCTTGGGCAAAAAGATACGCGAGTTGGTCTGATCAAGCTTGATTTGCTTCTGGTCGGGATAGCGGAAACTGTCGCCCAGACCCTTCTTCTTGAAACGCGGGAAGTCGGCCCGTTTTGCGAAGAAATTTGTGTAGGCCCGCTCCAAGTCCTTGAGCGTCTGTTGAAGAGGATGGACTGGTGCATCGGCCAGCCATGCTGTTTCCGTGCTGTTGCGCCACTCCGTGAGTTGCTTACACAGACCGGCATAGCTGAGCTTCTTTTCGCCTTGATCGTAACGCTGTTTCTGCAACGCCAGCGCCTTGTTATAGACAAACCGGCACGATCCAACATAACGGCGCATGTTGCGCTGCTGCTCGCCGTTCGGCATCAATTCGTATTTGAAGGCTTGAAGACGCTGCATGGCCCAATCATACTCTTGGCCTATGAGCGACGACAATGACATTCGGCAGAGGACCTGCGCGACATATTTACCGGCGTTTGCGCAGATTTCGAAGCTGAACTGGTGGAGTTCGATGGGGAGGACGATCACGTTCACCTTCTTGTGAACTACCCGCCAAAGGTCGCGGTGTCCGCACTGGTAAACAGCTTGAAAGGGGTATCCAGCCGTATGATCCGAAAGAAGAACTACCCGAGCATCAGCAAGAAGCTATGGGGCGGTGCGCTGTGGTCGCCGTCTTACTTCGCAGGGAGTTGCGGCGGTGCGCCCATCGAGATCATCCGCCAATACATTGAGCAACAACAGACGCCGCATTAGCCGCCGAAAGGACGCCGACGGCGTCCGCGCTATCCTTCCCCGGCCTAAAGGCCTGAGGATTACCCACAAATCCGGTTGTAAACTGGATTGAGCGGTGTTAACTTTCGCCCATCCTATTTATGTTGTTGCAGCGGATTGGCGATCAGAGACGACACGGCAGACTGGGCTAGCGAAGAATTCGCAGAGGCGAGTCTCGGCGATGCTCGCCTGTCGCAGCGACTGGTCGCGCTGGCCCGGCAGCTGGCCATCAGTCCACACACTTCGCTCCCCCAGGCCCTGTCACCAGCTGAACTGAAGGCGGCCTACCGCTTCTTCGATAACGATCAGGTCGATACCAACGGCGTGCTGGCGCCGCATATTGCACAGACGTTGCACCGCATGGAACAGTTGCCAGTGGTGCTGGCAATACAGGATACGACCGAATTCAATCTGACGCACCTGCACGCCACAGAGGGCTTAGGTCGCTGTACCGGTGGCAATGAGCGTGGTTTCCTGATGCACAGCCTGCTGGCAGTCAGTCCAGAGGGGCTGCCGCTTGGGGTGCTGGGCATGAAGACGTGGACACGCGCTGAAGCAACCAAAGGTAGTGCTGCGCAGCGCAAGTCCCGACCCGTCCACGAAAAAGAAAGCGCTAAGTGGATCGAGGGTCTTGCCCATCTGTCTGCGCTGAAGTCGCGCTGTGCACAGACCCAACTGGTAGGGATCGGAGATCGCGAAAGCGATGTGTATGAACTGTTTGCTGCCGAGCGACCAGACGGAGTGGACTGGCTGGTGCGCGCAGCATGGAATCGCTGTGCCCGCCATCCCCAGCGCTATCTCTGGCAAGCGGTATTGGACACCCCTGCGACAGGCTACACCGAGTTGCTGATTCCGGCCAGAGGTGCACGCACCCTACGCACGGCCCGCCTGACGCTGCGATACGCGCCCGTTCGCCTGCAACCACCTCAGACGCGGGCTGGCTTGCCCGAGCAGAATGTCTTCGCTGTGCATGTCATCGAGGACGAACCGCCCGCCGGTATCGAGCCGCTCGAATGGATGCTACTCAGTTCGGTGCCCACGCACTCGCCTGAGCAGGCTCTTGAGCGGCTTCAGTGGTATGCGCGGCGCTGGACCATCGAGACCTGGCACCGTGTGCTCAAGAGTGGCTGCCGTATCGAGGCCCGCCAATTCGGTACACTGGAACGCTTCGTGCGGGCCACCTCCCTGTTTGCCGTAATCGCCTGGCGCATTCTGTACACGACTCTACTGGCTCGCCTTGATGGCGAGTTGCCCTGCGAGGTAGTCCTTCAGCCCATCGAATGGCAGGCTCTGTATTGCCGCGTACACCGAACCACCCGGCCACCGGACAAAGCGCCATCGCTGAATCAGGCAGTACTGTGGATCGCCACGCTGGGTGGCTACCTGAATCGCCGCAGTGATCCTCCGCC
Protein-coding regions in this window:
- the fabG gene encoding 3-oxoacyl-ACP reductase FabG; this encodes MTNPTVLVTGSSRGIGRAIALRLARDGYDVVVHCRSRRDEADSVADAVRACGRKARVLCFDVARREEAAAALLADIAAHDCYYGVVCNAGLARDAAFPAMSGAEWDEVVHTNLDAFYNVLNPVVMPMVQRRQPGRIVTLSSVSGLVGNRGQTNYSAAKAGIIGATKALAIELAKRAITVNCVAPGLIDTDMVEQHVRNEALRMIPARRLGTPDEVAATVAFLMSPDAGYITRQVISVNGGMFG
- a CDS encoding aldo/keto reductase, yielding MPATTMPYRRLGASNLRVSALCLGTMMFGDQTDEAEAARIVASARDHGVNFIDTADVYTKGASEQMVGRLLTANRHDWVLATKLGNAMQAAPNHGHYSRVWILRAVEDSLHRLATDYIDILYLHRDYPGTNLEEAVRAMGDLVRSGKIRYWAVSNFRGWRIAEIARLCGELGVPRPVACQPYYNLLNRMPEVEILPACEHYGLGVVPYSPVARGVLTGKYAPGQAPGEGTRAGRADRRMMETEFREESLVIAQQLKAHAEGRGLTPGQFATAWVLANPIISSVIAGPRTLAQFEDYLGAPGAVITPAEESMVDALVSPGHASTHGYNDPGYPFGGRPVARAQAA
- a CDS encoding NAD(P)/FAD-dependent oxidoreductase, with amino-acid sequence MKTETTDVVIIGAGPAGSVAAGLLRKHGIPVLVIEKETFPRFSIGESLLPQSMAYIEEAGMLRAVVEAGFQYKNGAAFSRGDQQTAFDFREKFSPGWGTTYQVQRARFDDVLIREAARQGAEVRFSHLVEDVDVSGTQPEVTVRAPDGSRYLVRAKFLLDASGFGRILPRLLQLESPSGFPVRSALFTHVEDRIAPGAFDRNKILISVHPQHPDVWYWTIPFSDGRCSQGVVAEKAFLDRYTGTETERLRALVAEEPGLAKLLGNAQWDTPARQIAGYSANVKSLWGNGYALLGNAGEFLDPVFSSGVTIAFKSASLAAQCLVRQLAGDTVDWDKDFAQPLKAGVDCFRVFVEAWYEGRFQQLIFHPNANSEIRDMISSILAGYAWDRSNPFVAEPRRRLAVLEEFCRV
- a CDS encoding cation:proton antiporter, with translation MNGVSIFFLQAMLVVALPYLLWRGAGLRSVFPLVGVQVLAGIVLGPSVFGQLAPQGWTALFGPDRLPMLSGLQWLAVTLFCFLTGLHLREDSVPAHWRATLQISLGSIAAPFALGAAAGWYMTTAGWPVAGELASPYWFACAMGICTAVTALPVLGALLREMRLTGTRLGQLALRCAAVNDAWVWLFLTLVLLQHGGQDGASALTVAARAGAYLAFMFLAVRPALAWLLRRRAPETELLLATALFLVLASAFLGELAGLHHVMGGFVAGLVWPAREAQRVRQQLEPVTVVVLLPFFFLAAGLRTEISLDNPMTLWIAALSLAIAIAGKMAGVALPARRAGMGWRESLALGTLLQTKGLVEVVVLTVLLDARIISTAAFSGLLLMALASTLLARPLTMLVARGRLH
- a CDS encoding RNA-guided endonuclease InsQ/TnpB family protein; the encoded protein is MQRLQAFKYELMPNGEQQRNMRRYVGSCRFVYNKALALQKQRYDQGEKKLSYAGLCKQLTEWRNSTETAWLADAPVHPLQQTLKDLERAYTNFFAKRADFPRFKKKGLGDSFRYPDQKQIKLDQTNSRIFLPKLGWLRYRNSRDVLGEVRNACVSLSGGKWFVSIQTERKVERPVPKATSAIGIDMGIARFATMSDGTFLAPLNSFRKHEARLRRAQRAMSRKTKFSNNWKKSKARIQRIHARIGNARLDYLHKATTTISENQAMVCIEDLKVRNMSKSAAGSSGQPGKNVRAKSGLNKAILDQGWYEFGRQLEYKLAWNGGWLIAVPPQHTSRTCPCCGHVSAENRQSQASFACVACGYANHADVVGAINILARGHRVAACGESA
- a CDS encoding IS4 family transposase; its protein translation is MAIRDDTADWASEEFAEASLGDARLSQRLVALARQLAISPHTSLPQALSPAELKAAYRFFDNDQVDTNGVLAPHIAQTLHRMEQLPVVLAIQDTTEFNLTHLHATEGLGRCTGGNERGFLMHSLLAVSPEGLPLGVLGMKTWTRAEATKGSAAQRKSRPVHEKESAKWIEGLAHLSALKSRCAQTQLVGIGDRESDVYELFAAERPDGVDWLVRAAWNRCARHPQRYLWQAVLDTPATGYTELLIPARGARTLRTARLTLRYAPVRLQPPQTRAGLPEQNVFAVHVIEDEPPAGIEPLEWMLLSSVPTHSPEQALERLQWYARRWTIETWHRVLKSGCRIEARQFGTLERFVRATSLFAVIAWRILYTTLLARLDGELPCEVVLQPIEWQALYCRVHRTTRPPDKAPSLNQAVLWIATLGGYLNRRSDPPPGATVIWRGFFVLHEITEMFRIFSSGP